A stretch of Synechococcus sp. WH 8020 DNA encodes these proteins:
- a CDS encoding ferredoxin--nitrite reductase — MSIQIPTRPFLENKTLNKIEQNKASKDGLLVGSELEEFARIGWEEVDETDLQLRLKWYGMFWRPKTPGKFMLRLRVPNGVLSNEQIRVVASIVERYGENGSCDITTRQNLQLRGVLLDDLPDIIKRLKAVGLSSIQSGFDNPRNVTGNPLAGIDPNEIIDTRPFTTELHNFLTNNCQGNPEFSNLPRKWNTAVAGAKDNFLLHNDIVFHPVERDGVMGFGVWIGGILSSQMNAYAIPLNAWVKQDEICKMTDCVIRLWRDNGERNKRPKGRFRMYLDQLGIDTFRNEVEGLFGPLTEDPGSVFNSNPRSHYGIHPQKNADEFFAGLHVNVGRLTAADLHNLATASQEYGTGEIRLTEDQNVIIVGLTTSKLDRFKADPLLQRFPLEPGAIAAGTVSCTGNTYCSFGLTNTKDQAIAAAKRLDAELELPEELKIHWTGCPNTCGQAFMGAIGLTGTKAKNSKGEMGEGYTLSIGGSQGENPQIGEIQQKAIPAEEIQNVLKQVLIEQFGAKPRA; from the coding sequence TCCCAACAAGACCGTTCCTAGAAAACAAGACGCTCAATAAAATTGAGCAAAACAAAGCCTCTAAAGATGGCCTTCTTGTTGGAAGTGAATTAGAAGAGTTTGCAAGAATTGGCTGGGAAGAGGTTGATGAAACCGATCTTCAGCTGCGCCTCAAATGGTATGGGATGTTCTGGCGGCCAAAAACTCCAGGAAAATTCATGCTTCGCCTGCGAGTACCCAATGGTGTGCTCAGCAACGAACAGATCCGCGTTGTCGCTTCCATTGTTGAACGTTACGGCGAAAATGGAAGCTGCGATATCACAACACGACAAAACTTGCAACTTCGAGGAGTATTACTTGACGATCTCCCCGATATTATAAAACGCTTGAAGGCCGTTGGTCTCAGTTCAATTCAATCAGGATTTGACAACCCTAGAAATGTCACTGGAAATCCCTTAGCAGGAATTGATCCGAACGAAATCATCGACACTCGTCCCTTCACAACCGAACTACATAACTTTCTAACCAATAATTGCCAAGGCAATCCAGAGTTTTCCAATCTTCCTCGCAAATGGAATACTGCTGTTGCTGGCGCCAAAGATAATTTCTTACTTCACAACGACATCGTCTTTCACCCCGTTGAACGCGATGGTGTGATGGGTTTCGGTGTCTGGATCGGAGGGATCCTCTCTTCACAGATGAATGCTTATGCCATTCCCCTGAATGCATGGGTGAAGCAGGATGAAATTTGTAAAATGACAGATTGCGTCATTCGCTTATGGCGTGACAACGGCGAACGAAACAAGCGCCCCAAAGGCCGGTTCCGGATGTATCTCGATCAACTAGGTATCGACACTTTTAGGAATGAGGTGGAAGGCCTCTTTGGTCCACTCACAGAGGATCCAGGGTCAGTCTTTAACTCCAACCCACGTTCTCACTACGGAATCCACCCACAAAAAAATGCAGATGAGTTTTTCGCAGGGCTGCATGTAAACGTTGGACGACTCACTGCAGCCGACCTTCACAACCTAGCCACAGCGAGCCAGGAATACGGAACTGGAGAAATTCGCCTAACAGAAGACCAGAACGTCATCATCGTGGGGCTTACAACATCCAAGCTGGACCGCTTCAAAGCCGATCCTTTGCTGCAGCGCTTCCCTCTTGAACCAGGTGCAATCGCAGCGGGAACAGTCTCCTGCACAGGCAACACCTACTGCAGTTTTGGTCTCACGAACACCAAAGATCAAGCGATTGCTGCTGCTAAGCGACTCGATGCAGAACTCGAACTGCCCGAAGAGCTCAAGATCCATTGGACCGGATGCCCCAATACCTGTGGGCAAGCCTTCATGGGTGCGATTGGCCTGACAGGCACCAAAGCGAAAAACAGTAAGGGCGAAATGGGTGAGGGCTACACGCTGAGCATTGGAGGGTCGCAAGGCGAAAACCCACAGATCGGCGAAATTCAGCAAAAGGCTATTCCTGCAGAGGAGATTCAAAATGTTCTTAAACAGGTTCTGATTGAACAATTCGGAGCAAAACCTCGGGCTTAA
- a CDS encoding formate/nitrite transporter family protein, whose protein sequence is MDYVLPNELVDGMILAGGKKATVSIKNLLIRGFYSGAILGLAVVLALTVGILTKLPFVGSLLFPFGFASIVLFGMELVTGNFALLPMATWAGKCSWSATFRNWVWVWIGNFIGTLVVAIIMGISLTSGSLDAAAENVGPPIWDLVAQKIVALNQINVVKKYEALGSMGFFLAFLRGVVANWLVCLGVTMALVSKSVPGKILACWLPITAFQSLGMEHIVVNQFLHTAGPILGSGVPFYKVIFWNFLPVTLGNIVGGMVFIGMLFYSTHRTKISDVLPTEHDEKLERELAAELGAR, encoded by the coding sequence ATGGACTACGTCCTACCTAATGAACTCGTCGACGGCATGATTTTAGCCGGCGGCAAGAAAGCAACAGTCAGCATTAAAAACCTGCTGATCCGTGGTTTTTACTCCGGAGCCATTCTTGGTCTCGCAGTGGTCCTGGCCCTCACGGTGGGAATCCTGACAAAACTGCCATTCGTAGGTTCTCTCCTATTCCCATTTGGTTTTGCAAGCATTGTCCTCTTCGGGATGGAGCTGGTGACCGGTAACTTCGCATTGCTGCCGATGGCAACATGGGCCGGCAAATGCAGCTGGAGTGCAACATTTCGCAATTGGGTGTGGGTGTGGATTGGTAATTTCATTGGCACACTCGTGGTCGCCATCATCATGGGCATCAGCCTGACGAGTGGCAGCTTGGATGCTGCTGCTGAGAATGTTGGGCCACCGATTTGGGATCTCGTTGCTCAGAAAATCGTTGCTCTTAATCAGATCAACGTTGTGAAAAAGTACGAAGCCCTTGGAAGTATGGGCTTCTTTTTAGCATTCCTTCGCGGAGTTGTTGCCAACTGGTTGGTTTGCCTAGGCGTCACGATGGCTCTTGTGAGTAAAAGTGTTCCAGGAAAAATCTTGGCTTGCTGGTTACCCATCACCGCTTTCCAATCATTAGGCATGGAGCACATTGTTGTGAATCAATTCCTACACACCGCTGGACCGATTCTTGGATCAGGAGTGCCCTTTTACAAAGTAATCTTCTGGAATTTCCTCCCAGTTACGCTAGGTAATATTGTTGGAGGCATGGTATTCATCGGCATGCTCTTTTACAGCACCCACCGCACCAAAATTTCAGATGTTCTACCTACAGAGCATGATGAGAAACTGGAACGTGAACTGGCCGCCGAACTTGGTGCTCGCTAA
- a CDS encoding HEAT repeat domain-containing protein, with amino-acid sequence MNPTWLGEIFSPSLSDELRFAVAERLGMLAETGWPIIQTLIKQHGIQPEFIHAAGLCHQPEAKDWLLAQLNQSNTPDALLLNALSCWGSELTLPQFEHILQLPSQAQRLAGLNLLSFKSHQLQASELLQLCECTLQDWRDPVVIACIRLLQRRDEKVISDRLAKLVHNGSDDSAQAALKALGCIGTTHSKEQLKCLSLELTNPQRLAQAEQQLQQQF; translated from the coding sequence TTGAATCCAACCTGGCTGGGAGAGATTTTCTCTCCCAGCCTTTCTGATGAACTCCGTTTTGCAGTGGCTGAACGCTTGGGGATGTTGGCAGAAACAGGCTGGCCAATCATCCAGACTCTGATCAAGCAACACGGAATTCAACCTGAATTCATCCATGCCGCCGGCCTCTGCCATCAACCTGAAGCAAAAGATTGGCTGCTCGCACAACTGAACCAATCCAATACTCCCGATGCCTTACTGCTCAACGCACTGAGTTGCTGGGGTTCCGAACTCACGCTGCCTCAATTTGAGCATATCTTGCAGTTACCAAGCCAAGCACAACGCCTCGCTGGTTTAAATCTTCTCAGCTTCAAATCTCATCAACTTCAAGCAAGTGAATTACTGCAATTGTGTGAATGCACTCTTCAAGATTGGCGTGACCCTGTAGTGATTGCCTGCATTCGTTTGCTGCAGCGACGAGACGAAAAGGTTATCAGTGACCGGTTGGCCAAGCTCGTCCACAACGGATCCGACGACAGTGCTCAAGCCGCATTAAAAGCACTGGGATGTATAGGAACAACCCATAGCAAAGAACAATTGAAATGTTTAAGCCTAGAACTGACGAACCCGCAACGTCTCGCCCAAGCAGAGCAACAACTTCAACAGCAATTTTAA
- the cynS gene encoding cyanase, translating to MAGPSPSTLTASLMAAKKAKGLSFADLEAALGLDEVWIASLFYGQATASPEEAEKLATLLGLDPAITAALQEFPTKGSLDPVIPTDPLIYRFYEIMQVYGMPLKDVIQEKFGDGIMSAIDFTLDVDKVEDPKGDRVEITMCGKFLPYKKW from the coding sequence TTGGCTGGTCCCTCACCATCGACGCTCACCGCTTCGCTCATGGCGGCCAAAAAGGCGAAGGGACTGTCCTTCGCTGATTTAGAGGCGGCCCTTGGGCTCGATGAGGTTTGGATTGCTTCTCTCTTTTATGGACAGGCAACCGCTTCCCCTGAAGAAGCAGAGAAATTAGCAACACTGTTAGGTTTAGATCCAGCTATAACCGCTGCACTGCAGGAGTTTCCAACGAAAGGTAGCCTTGATCCTGTGATTCCCACAGATCCATTGATCTATCGCTTCTATGAAATCATGCAGGTTTATGGAATGCCTCTGAAAGATGTTATTCAGGAAAAGTTTGGTGATGGAATTATGAGTGCCATTGATTTTACTTTGGATGTTGATAAGGTTGAGGATCCAAAGGGGGATAGGGTTGAGATTACGATGTGCGGAAAATTTCTTCCCTATAAGAAATGGTGA
- a CDS encoding anthranilate phosphoribosyltransferase family protein, which yields MQTSPEATKRASFKQLLRKIGSGEHTSKGLTRNEADEAMELMLTGGASDVQIGAFLIAHRIRRPEPQELTGMLDTYKRLGPCLLSEPGQRRPICFGMPFDGRSRTAPIYPLTALMLVGSGQPVVLQGGRRMPVKFGITAAELFASIGLNLHELSLNDVQAGFNLHGLALIYQPEHFPLGEALIPARDDLGKRPPLASAELLWTAHQGHHLLVSGFVHPPTENRAWQALELAGEKEVITVKGLEGGTDLPVSRAGITARIHNSGEPERHIVHPRDHGCFGNDPRWESEEVWATHAKEALLGQGPMAQSLRWNTGCYLWLCGVSKSLEEGVEEAQTMQTNGVGAAVLEQLIEWRATVGR from the coding sequence ATGCAAACCTCTCCTGAAGCCACAAAGCGTGCATCTTTCAAGCAATTGCTACGCAAAATTGGCAGTGGAGAGCACACCAGCAAGGGGTTGACTCGAAACGAAGCCGATGAAGCCATGGAGTTGATGCTCACGGGAGGAGCATCAGACGTTCAAATCGGCGCCTTTTTGATTGCCCATCGCATTCGCCGGCCCGAGCCTCAGGAGCTCACCGGCATGCTCGACACCTATAAACGTCTTGGTCCCTGTCTTCTCAGTGAACCCGGTCAACGCCGGCCGATCTGCTTTGGCATGCCCTTTGATGGCCGATCCCGCACGGCACCGATCTACCCCTTAACGGCCTTGATGTTGGTGGGGTCTGGTCAGCCTGTGGTCTTGCAAGGAGGGAGGCGAATGCCGGTGAAATTTGGAATCACCGCCGCAGAACTGTTTGCTTCGATCGGGCTCAACTTGCATGAACTGTCTCTCAACGATGTGCAAGCAGGTTTCAACCTGCATGGTCTTGCCCTGATTTATCAACCGGAACACTTCCCCCTGGGCGAGGCTCTGATTCCCGCCCGAGATGATCTCGGGAAACGCCCTCCACTAGCCAGCGCCGAGCTGCTTTGGACCGCACACCAAGGGCATCACCTGCTTGTCAGTGGTTTTGTCCATCCACCGACGGAAAACCGAGCCTGGCAAGCCCTGGAGCTCGCCGGAGAAAAGGAAGTCATCACCGTGAAGGGCTTAGAAGGCGGCACTGACCTACCTGTCAGTCGGGCAGGGATCACGGCGCGGATTCACAACTCAGGTGAACCCGAACGACACATCGTTCATCCCCGTGATCATGGCTGTTTCGGAAATGATCCCCGCTGGGAATCAGAGGAGGTCTGGGCTACCCACGCCAAAGAAGCACTTCTGGGTCAGGGGCCGATGGCCCAGTCCCTGCGTTGGAACACAGGCTGTTATCTGTGGTTGTGCGGAGTCAGCAAAAGCTTGGAGGAGGGTGTGGAAGAGGCTCAAACCATGCAAACCAATGGCGTTGGCGCTGCCGTCTTAGAGCAACTGATCGAGTGGCGAGCGACTGTGGGAAGGTGA
- a CDS encoding MFS transporter, which produces MRRPHVPTLFSAFLTLLNDRLSESIVFPLLPYLLASFNADGRTLGLLAGSYALAQFGATPFIGALSDRFGRRPVIAICVSGSVVGLGLFATTVSQDWPTGAVLPLFLLFGARLIDGVSGGTAATAGAVLADITPPEKRARAFGLIGVAFGLGFIIGPFLGGQLARIAVTLPIWVATGFAVFNLVVVLTLLPETHPVSERRVLPRKRELNPFAQIARVIGNPAVGRLALGFFLFFLAFNGFTAILVLYFKQRFNWGPELATTAFLIVGVVATVVQGVLIGPLVNRFGEWKLTLIGLGFVIAGCLLIPTTNPEQARIGVFTAVGILASGTGLVTPSLRSLVSRRLSDEGQGAALGSLQALQSLGSFLGPPLAGLGYDLLGQTSPFFGGAGLLVVVVLLVTRSPLEHTTG; this is translated from the coding sequence GTGCGCCGTCCTCACGTTCCAACGTTATTTAGTGCGTTTCTAACGCTGCTCAATGACCGACTGAGCGAAAGCATTGTTTTTCCATTGCTGCCATATCTGTTGGCATCGTTCAATGCCGACGGTCGCACCCTTGGTCTGCTAGCTGGCAGCTACGCCCTCGCACAGTTCGGAGCAACTCCATTCATCGGTGCTCTGAGTGATCGCTTCGGCCGCCGACCCGTGATCGCCATCTGCGTGAGTGGTTCCGTCGTGGGCCTCGGACTGTTCGCGACCACGGTGAGCCAAGACTGGCCCACCGGTGCTGTGTTGCCCCTCTTTCTCCTGTTTGGAGCCCGTCTGATCGATGGGGTGAGCGGTGGAACAGCCGCAACGGCAGGTGCTGTACTCGCAGACATCACACCGCCGGAAAAACGCGCAAGGGCCTTCGGATTGATCGGGGTGGCCTTCGGCCTTGGTTTCATTATCGGACCCTTTCTGGGCGGCCAATTGGCCCGCATTGCCGTCACGCTGCCGATCTGGGTGGCAACCGGCTTCGCCGTGTTCAATCTTGTCGTTGTATTGACGTTGCTCCCTGAAACCCATCCGGTGTCAGAGCGCCGCGTGCTTCCTCGCAAACGGGAGCTCAACCCTTTCGCTCAAATCGCGCGGGTGATTGGCAATCCAGCAGTCGGGCGTCTGGCCTTGGGCTTTTTTCTATTTTTTCTTGCCTTTAATGGCTTCACCGCAATCCTGGTGCTCTATTTCAAGCAGCGATTCAACTGGGGTCCAGAGCTGGCTACCACTGCCTTTTTGATTGTTGGGGTCGTCGCCACCGTGGTCCAGGGTGTACTGATCGGTCCGTTGGTGAATCGTTTTGGAGAGTGGAAACTCACGTTGATCGGCCTCGGTTTCGTCATCGCCGGCTGCTTGCTGATCCCCACCACAAATCCTGAGCAAGCCAGGATCGGAGTATTTACAGCTGTAGGGATTTTGGCCAGCGGAACGGGTCTCGTGACCCCGAGCCTTCGCAGCCTCGTATCTCGACGTCTCAGCGATGAAGGGCAAGGCGCAGCCCTTGGCAGCCTGCAAGCACTGCAGAGTCTTGGCAGTTTTTTAGGTCCACCATTGGCTGGACTGGGCTACGACCTCCTCGGTCAAACCAGTCCATTCTTTGGAGGCGCTGGATTGCTCGTGGTCGTAGTGCTCTTGGTGACCCGCAGTCCCCTTGAACACACCACAGGCTGA
- the ppk1 gene encoding polyphosphate kinase 1: MLPENLYINRELSWIAFNRRVLAQALDQRTQLLEQAKFSAIFSNNLDEFFMVRVASLKSQVEAGIDKRSEDGLTPREQLHEIRNQLSALLEAQQKHYLNHLRVGLEDFGVFLFNYEQLNEAQRHWVDNFFQTAIFPVLTPLAVDPAHPFPFVSNLSLNVAALIHDPESGQRQLARVKVPQKIFPRFVSIPVELGSDESKAMHTAVPLEQVIAFNLSLLFPGMSIEGHYFFRVTRDADLELRDLEADDLMIAIEQGLRKRRMGGEVVRLEVADDTPQDVMEMLMEGMSVVEEDLYRVNGPLGLDDLFGLMSLPLPHLKDTTHSGQTPTVLSRTQRGMLEDGSIKEEEFESIFSVIRRHDVLLHHPYDLFSTSVEEFINQAADDPLVMGIKMTLYRTSKDSPIIAALIRAAENGKQVMALVELKARFDEDNNIQWAKHLERSGVHVVYGVIGLKTHTKIVLVVRKEKERLRSYVHIGTGNYNSKTSRLYTDLGLLSARPELGQDLVELFNYLTGFSKQQSFRKLLVAPVSLRKGMEELIRREIEHAQQGRGGSIKAKMNSLVDPGIIALLYEASQAGVTIQLIIRGMCSLYPGLEGISDNISVVSIIGRFLEHSRIFWFNNGGEPEVFIGSADLMPRNLDRRVEAVTPIDDPDLRAQLERLLERYLSDNRGAWDMQTDGTFIQRYPEGEERNSQLQLIEDWKGGSVVQPNR; encoded by the coding sequence ATGCTTCCCGAGAATCTCTACATCAATCGGGAACTCAGCTGGATCGCCTTCAACAGACGGGTGTTGGCTCAGGCGCTTGACCAAAGAACGCAGTTGTTGGAACAGGCCAAATTCAGCGCCATTTTCAGCAACAACCTTGATGAGTTTTTCATGGTGCGCGTGGCGTCCTTGAAGTCTCAGGTTGAGGCCGGCATCGACAAGCGAAGCGAGGACGGCCTGACACCCCGGGAGCAACTCCATGAGATTCGCAACCAGCTCTCAGCTCTGCTGGAAGCCCAACAAAAGCACTACCTCAACCATCTCCGCGTAGGGCTCGAAGACTTTGGAGTCTTTCTGTTCAACTACGAACAATTGAACGAAGCACAACGTCACTGGGTGGACAACTTCTTTCAAACGGCGATTTTTCCGGTCTTAACGCCCCTAGCTGTGGATCCTGCCCATCCCTTTCCATTCGTTAGCAATCTCAGCCTCAACGTCGCCGCCCTAATCCATGACCCAGAGTCGGGCCAACGCCAACTCGCTCGAGTAAAGGTCCCTCAAAAGATCTTTCCTCGCTTTGTATCGATTCCAGTAGAGCTTGGCAGCGATGAATCCAAGGCCATGCACACGGCAGTCCCTCTTGAGCAGGTGATTGCCTTCAATCTCAGCTTGCTCTTTCCAGGAATGAGCATTGAAGGGCATTACTTTTTCCGGGTCACCAGAGATGCAGACCTGGAACTCCGCGACCTTGAAGCCGACGATCTCATGATCGCAATCGAACAAGGCCTGCGAAAGCGACGCATGGGTGGTGAAGTGGTCCGCCTGGAAGTGGCTGACGACACCCCTCAAGACGTCATGGAGATGTTGATGGAGGGAATGTCCGTTGTTGAAGAAGACCTCTACAGGGTGAACGGACCTCTCGGGCTCGATGACCTCTTCGGCTTGATGAGCCTGCCCCTACCACACCTAAAAGACACCACGCACTCAGGTCAAACTCCCACCGTCCTCAGTCGAACTCAGAGAGGCATGTTGGAAGACGGATCCATCAAAGAAGAGGAATTCGAGAGCATTTTTTCGGTGATACGCCGCCACGATGTTCTCCTGCATCACCCTTACGACTTGTTTTCCACGTCGGTCGAGGAATTCATCAATCAAGCAGCAGATGATCCCCTCGTGATGGGCATCAAAATGACCCTCTACCGCACCTCCAAAGATTCTCCGATCATCGCAGCACTCATCCGTGCAGCAGAAAACGGGAAACAGGTGATGGCCCTGGTCGAACTAAAAGCACGTTTCGACGAAGACAACAATATTCAGTGGGCCAAACATCTGGAACGCTCAGGAGTGCATGTGGTCTACGGCGTCATTGGCCTTAAAACGCACACCAAGATTGTTCTGGTTGTACGCAAAGAGAAAGAACGCTTGCGCAGCTATGTCCACATCGGCACTGGCAATTACAACTCCAAAACCTCACGTCTTTACACCGATCTAGGTCTGCTTTCAGCAAGACCAGAACTCGGCCAGGACCTCGTGGAGTTGTTTAACTATTTAACCGGCTTCTCTAAGCAACAAAGCTTTCGCAAGCTACTCGTCGCGCCTGTCTCCTTAAGAAAAGGCATGGAAGAATTGATTCGCCGTGAAATCGAACACGCCCAGCAAGGACGTGGTGGATCGATCAAAGCGAAGATGAATTCTCTGGTAGATCCAGGAATCATTGCCCTTTTGTATGAAGCCTCTCAAGCCGGAGTCACGATCCAATTAATCATCAGAGGGATGTGCAGCCTTTACCCCGGCCTTGAAGGCATTAGCGACAACATCAGCGTGGTCAGCATCATTGGCAGATTCTTGGAGCATTCACGTATTTTTTGGTTTAACAACGGGGGCGAGCCGGAGGTGTTCATCGGTAGCGCCGACTTAATGCCTCGCAATCTTGACCGACGCGTCGAAGCGGTTACCCCCATCGATGATCCTGACTTAAGAGCACAGCTCGAACGTCTGCTTGAACGCTACCTAAGCGACAACAGGGGTGCTTGGGACATGCAAACCGACGGTACTTTTATTCAGCGTTATCCAGAGGGAGAAGAACGCAACTCCCAATTGCAGTTAATTGAGGACTGGAAAGGAGGCTCAGTAGTTCAACCAAATCGCTAG
- a CDS encoding RpoD/SigA family RNA polymerase sigma factor codes for MGIPLESKEAAPKGTSKELLLPTASRRSATNRAGGTTSGRGNRSSGRLATDSIGHYLSSIGRVPLLTAAEEIELAHHVQAMKELLDIQEEERTPKQRHRIRMGKRARDRMMAANLRLVVSVAKKYQNQGLELLDLVQEGAIGLERAVDKFDPAMGYKFSTYAYWWIRQGMTRAIDNSARTIRLPIHISEKLSKMRKITRELSHRFGRQPNRLELAHAMGIEPRDLEELIAQSAPCASLDAHARGEEDRSTLGELIPDPNGDEPMEGMDRSIQKEHLGGWLSQLNEREQKILRLRFGLGGEEPLTLAEIGRQINVSRERVRQLESKAILKLRTMTNHQQAA; via the coding sequence ATGGGGATCCCTCTGGAGTCCAAAGAAGCTGCCCCTAAAGGCACTTCCAAGGAACTTTTATTGCCGACAGCCAGTCGCCGCAGTGCGACCAATCGCGCAGGTGGCACAACCTCTGGTCGAGGGAATCGTTCAAGCGGTCGCTTAGCCACCGATTCCATTGGTCATTACTTAAGCAGCATTGGTCGCGTTCCTCTTCTTACAGCTGCTGAAGAAATTGAGCTTGCACATCATGTGCAAGCCATGAAAGAACTTCTTGACATACAAGAAGAAGAACGCACACCCAAACAACGCCATCGCATTCGAATGGGGAAGAGGGCACGCGATCGGATGATGGCAGCCAACCTCAGGTTGGTGGTGAGTGTCGCCAAGAAATACCAAAACCAAGGTCTCGAACTTCTCGACCTTGTTCAAGAAGGGGCCATCGGTCTTGAGCGTGCTGTCGATAAATTTGACCCAGCCATGGGTTACAAGTTCTCGACTTACGCCTATTGGTGGATTCGCCAAGGCATGACACGGGCGATCGACAACAGTGCGCGCACGATCCGCCTGCCAATTCACATCAGTGAAAAGCTGTCGAAGATGCGCAAGATCACCCGGGAGCTCTCCCATCGTTTCGGGCGTCAACCAAACCGCTTGGAATTAGCCCATGCCATGGGCATTGAACCGAGAGATCTCGAAGAGCTCATCGCCCAAAGCGCCCCCTGCGCCTCTCTTGATGCTCACGCCCGAGGCGAAGAGGACCGCAGCACCCTTGGTGAACTGATCCCAGATCCCAACGGCGATGAGCCGATGGAAGGTATGGATCGCAGCATTCAGAAGGAGCACCTGGGCGGTTGGCTCTCACAGCTGAATGAGCGCGAACAAAAAATCTTGCGTTTACGGTTTGGACTTGGTGGCGAAGAACCCCTCACCCTTGCCGAAATTGGCCGTCAGATCAATGTGTCGCGAGAACGCGTACGCCAACTGGAATCCAAAGCCATTTTGAAATTACGCACGATGACCAATCATCAGCAGGCTGCCTGA
- a CDS encoding diacylglycerol/polyprenol kinase family protein, whose translation MAGVLGSALACRSLWPHQRELSRKIVHIGTGPVLPLAWLLHIPFFIAVPCALVVTLLAFINHRWNLLPAVEDVGRNSYGTVAYGIAICLLLILFWANNPAAACAGVLVMAFGDGLAGLIGRAVRSPSWTILDQRKSIIGTTTMAIASAVVLLALVLMTQSQLTPFRLLAVCTLAVGLEQLSVWGIDNLTVPLGVALSWTWMTG comes from the coding sequence ATGGCTGGTGTCCTTGGCAGCGCTCTTGCCTGCCGCAGCCTCTGGCCTCATCAACGCGAATTGAGTCGCAAGATTGTTCACATTGGCACTGGACCGGTTCTGCCACTCGCCTGGCTTCTCCATATTCCTTTCTTCATTGCAGTGCCTTGTGCTCTGGTGGTCACCCTGCTCGCCTTCATCAATCACCGTTGGAATTTGCTTCCCGCGGTGGAAGATGTGGGGCGAAACAGCTACGGGACCGTTGCCTATGGCATCGCGATCTGTCTGCTTTTGATCCTGTTTTGGGCTAACAATCCTGCCGCTGCCTGTGCCGGGGTGCTGGTGATGGCCTTCGGTGATGGCCTGGCCGGTTTGATTGGGCGTGCCGTCCGTTCCCCGAGCTGGACGATCTTGGATCAGCGCAAGTCCATCATCGGTACAACCACGATGGCCATCGCAAGTGCTGTGGTGTTGCTCGCTTTAGTGCTGATGACCCAAAGTCAACTCACCCCATTTCGGCTTTTAGCCGTCTGCACGCTGGCTGTAGGGCTCGAACAATTGAGCGTCTGGGGCATCGACAACCTCACCGTGCCCCTTGGAGTGGCCTTGAGTTGGACCTGGATGACTGGCTGA
- a CDS encoding 3-deoxy-7-phosphoheptulonate synthase — protein MTTTHDLHVVDTRPLIPPALLHRDLPIDPTALDTVVTARSRIEAILRGLDRRLLVIVGPCSVHDVEAARDYARRLAPLRERHAAELEIVMRVYFEKPRTTVGWKGLINDPHLDGSYDINTGLRMARSLLLDLAREGMPTATELLDPVVPQYIADLISWTAIGARTTESQTHREMASGLSMPIGYKNSTDGSATIAINAMQAAAKPHHFLGINREGHASIVSTSGNPNGHLVLRGGNRGTNYHLEAIQDSAAELTSAGLPDRLMVDCSHANSSKDFRRQSEVLQAVASQVDQKSDHVMGVMIESHLVEGNQKLSADQSTLTYGQSVTDACISIETTAELLGELAASVARARFS, from the coding sequence ATGACCACCACCCACGATCTCCATGTGGTGGACACGCGACCACTGATCCCTCCGGCTCTGTTGCATCGCGATCTGCCAATTGATCCAACGGCTTTAGACACAGTGGTAACGGCTCGCAGCCGCATTGAAGCCATCTTGCGTGGATTGGACCGCCGACTGCTTGTGATTGTTGGTCCTTGTTCTGTGCATGATGTGGAGGCGGCTCGCGACTACGCCCGTCGTTTGGCGCCTCTGCGTGAGCGTCATGCAGCCGAGCTGGAGATTGTGATGCGGGTGTATTTCGAAAAACCCCGTACCACTGTTGGATGGAAGGGGTTGATTAATGATCCCCATCTTGATGGCTCTTACGACATCAATACAGGGCTACGGATGGCCCGCTCCTTGTTGCTTGATTTGGCTCGAGAAGGAATGCCCACAGCAACTGAGTTGTTAGATCCTGTAGTCCCTCAGTACATCGCGGATCTAATCAGCTGGACAGCGATTGGTGCACGCACCACGGAAAGCCAGACCCATCGTGAAATGGCTTCAGGCTTATCGATGCCCATTGGCTACAAGAACAGCACCGATGGCAGCGCCACGATTGCCATTAATGCGATGCAGGCTGCCGCCAAGCCCCATCATTTTTTGGGTATCAATCGTGAGGGCCATGCTTCGATCGTCAGTACCTCTGGAAACCCAAATGGGCACTTAGTTTTGCGTGGTGGCAATCGAGGAACCAACTACCACCTGGAAGCGATTCAGGATTCAGCTGCCGAACTGACGAGTGCCGGTCTCCCTGATCGCTTGATGGTGGACTGCAGCCATGCCAATTCCAGTAAAGACTTCCGCCGTCAGAGCGAGGTTTTACAGGCAGTTGCCTCTCAGGTCGATCAGAAGTCAGACCATGTCATGGGCGTCATGATTGAAAGCCACCTTGTGGAAGGCAACCAAAAGTTGTCTGCAGACCAATCGACCCTGACTTATGGCCAGAGCGTGACCGATGCATGCATCAGCATCGAAACCACTGCTGAATTGCTTGGAGAGCTTGCTGCTTCAGTCGCTCGGGCAAGGTTCAGTTAG